ATCGCCCGGTCGATGTCGTCGACGTCGGTCATGGCCGAACTGTGTCATTCGTAACCTAAACGTGTATCGGTCGACATTCCAGTCGTCGACTACGGCGTCACGAGCGGCCGACGAGATTACGTCGGGGACGGTACCGATGTCGCCCGGGACGACCTGCGACTGGAACCGCGTTTCTATCTCAACGATCTGATCGAGTCCGAACCAGTCCGAGCGATCGGAGCGACGAAACCTGCAGTATGCGTCTCCCAATCGGACACAAAAACGGTACCGGCGTGTTAGCGGAGTAGTTACTCGCTTTCGTCGGTCGGTCCTGCAGTACCGGCTTCAATCATGCGCTCGATCTGGTCGCCCGAGTAGCCGAGTTCCTCGAGTACGGCGCGGGTGTGTTCCCCCTGTTTAGGTGGACGGTCACCGAGGTCGGGACGTCCGCTGGTCGTGCTGAATGGTGGGTTCGCCGTTTTGACTTCCGTATCCGTACAGATGTTGTGAGAGTCGGTAAGCATGTTTCGAGCGGCGACGTGTGGATCTTCGACGAGTTCGTCGGTGTGCTGTAGCGGGCCGGTCGGAACACCAGCGGAGGCGAGTTGTTCGCAGAGTTCCGCCCGCTCGTAGTCGCTGAACTCGTCGTTCAAGATTTCGCGAAGTTCGGTGCGGTTCTCCCAGCGCCGATCGTTCGTCTCGAACCGTTCGTCGGTGATGAGATCTTCCCGGTCGATGGTTTTGCACAACCGCTTGTAGAAGTGGTCGTTGACGACGCTGAGATAGAACGGCTCCTCGTTTGCGGCGTGAAACACCTCGTTGGGGGCCATTCCGGCAAACCCGGTGCCGGATCGCTCGGCGACTTCGCCAGTGCCGGTGTAGTGTGCGACCCAGTAGCCCATCCAGGCGGTCGCGACCTCGAACAGGTTGACGTCGATATGTTCACCTTTACCCGTTCTCTCCCGGTCGAGAAGCGCCGATGAGAGGAGGAACGCCGCAGTCGTACCGGTGCCCCAATCGATCACGCTCGCACCAATACGAACGGGCGGTCGGTCCTTGTATCCGATCGTGGACATCAGTCCACTCATCGACTGGATGATCGGATCGTACGCGGGCCACTCAGAGTATGGACCGTCCTGACCGAAGCCGGTGAGCGACAGGTACACCACGTCCTCGTTGGTTTCAGCGACAGACTCGTAATCGAGCCCGAACTTCTCGACGACGCCGGGTCGGAAGCTCTCTACGACGACGTCGGCTTCCTCGGCGAGTTCCTGTGCCGCCGCCTGCCCTGTCTCGCTCTTCAGGTCGAGACAGACGCTCCGCTTGCCGGCGAGGTTGACCGACGCGAAAATTGCTCCGTCCAGTAAGTTACGAAACGCGTCTCCTTCTGGTGGTTCGACTTTGACGACGTTCGCGCCGAGCATACCGAGGAACTGGGTCGATACCGGACCTGCGACTGATTGTGTCAAGTCGAGCACATCTATGTTGTCGAATGGCTGCATATGACATGAATATCGGATGCGGGACCAAAACAGTACCGACAACATGCCAACGATGGGGTAGCCGTCATTCGGACCGACGCTGCACGAAGGAAGAGAGGAGTGTCCTCAAGCGGCGGGTTACATTCGACCAATCGTTACATCCGCGTACGCCCCATCAGGTCAGTAGTCGTGAAACCCCGCTCCGGCATCCTGGCCGGTTCGGCCGGTCGAGACGAGTTCCCGAAGGTACGGTGCGGGCTCGTACCTGTCCGTGCCGTACTCCTCGTGTAGCGACTCGAGTTTCTCGACGATAGTATCGATGCCCGTTTCGTCGGCGTACGTACAGGGTCCCTCGGGAAAGCCGGTGCCGAGGCGCATTCCAGTGTCGACAGCGTCTGCGGTTGCGACATCGTCACCGATGAGATGAGCAGCCTCGTTGATAATCATCGCGTCGACTCGAAGCGTATCGAAGTCTTCGCCGTCACCTTTCTCGTAGTCAGGTCCATCACCGTTCTCATACTCGTAGTGGCCTCTCCCGGTCTTTCGGCCGAGCTCTTCGTTTTCGACCTTCTCCTCCATCAACGGTGCAACGGTGATATCACCGGCCTGTCTGACGTGATAGGAGACTTCGATCCCGGTCATGTCGATGAGTTCGAATGGGCCCATTGGATACCCTCGTCGATGGACCATCGCGGCGTCAACCTCCTGGATCGTCGCTTCACCGCCTGAGACCATCCAGTGTGGTTCGTCGAGGAACGGACCGAGGACGTTGTTGACGACGAACCGGTGGACATCCTTGCGAACGTAGATTGGAACCTTTCCGATGGCCTTCATAAACTCGTAGGCACGCTCGGCCGTCTCGTCTGTCGTCTCGGAACCGTAGATGACCTCGACGAGATCCATCTTCACCGGTGGGTTAAAAAAGTGCAAACCCACCACGTCGGACGGGCGCTCCGTCGCGCTTGCGATCTCCGTGATCGAGAGCGACGAAGTGTTCGACGCTAAAATAGCTCCATCCGGCGCGAATCGATCAACCTCCTCGAAGACGTCCTTCTTGAGCTCCATCCGCTCAGGAACGGCTTCGATGACGATGTCAGCGTCCGTAACACTCTCTTCGAGGTCGACCGCCGTCTTAATGCGCGCCATCACATCGTCGGCCGATTCCTCGAGTGCACCGCTCTCCTCGAGCTTCTCGAGGGACCATTCGATGTTCCGATACCCCTCCTCGACGATATCGGCTTCGATGTCTCGCATTGTGACCTCGTAGCCGGCCATCGCGACGATTTCGGTGATCCCGTGACCCATGCTTCCGGAGCCGAGTACGGTTACGTGCTGAACGTTCTCACGCGTCATTGAGAGGTAGCTGCACGCCTCGCTACTTAACCCCACCGAATCGAACGGTATGGACCGCCTGCAGTCGATTTTGTCGCGACAGTTGGTCGGATATAACGCCAGTCGGATCAAAAAAGATAATAATCTCGTTGTCAAATCTCGCCTCATGCGAACAAATGCCACAGATCTCGTCGAATTCGATCGGTCGGAGGAACTCCTCGAGGTACGACTGAATCGTCCCGACAAGCTCAACGCGCTAAACCCCGAGATGGTCCAGGGACTCCATGACGCGTTCACCCGCGTCTCCGACGAACGGGGGCTCGGAGTCGTGATAACGGGCTCTGGCCGTGTCACTTGCGCGGGAATGGATACGGAGATTGTCTCCGGAGATTATAGCGAGTATCCAGACCTCCACGCGACGCTACAGGAGGTGTACCAGCTGGTCGAAACGCACCCGGGTCCCGTCGCCATCGCCGGCCGGGGTGCGCTCGTCGGCGCCGGGGTGATAATTTCGCTGTCCTGTGAGTTCGTCGTTCTCGGCGAGGACGTGACGTTCGCGATTCCGGAGGTGAAGTACGATATCGCGTCGTCGCAAGCCGCCGATCGACTTCCCGAGGTCGTCGGCCGGCGAGCGGCCGCGGAGCTGTTACTGACCGGCGAGGAAGTCGATCCGGAGCGGGC
This is a stretch of genomic DNA from Natronorubrum sediminis. It encodes these proteins:
- a CDS encoding CaiB/BaiF CoA transferase family protein, whose amino-acid sequence is MLDLTQSVAGPVSTQFLGMLGANVVKVEPPEGDAFRNLLDGAIFASVNLAGKRSVCLDLKSETGQAAAQELAEEADVVVESFRPGVVEKFGLDYESVAETNEDVVYLSLTGFGQDGPYSEWPAYDPIIQSMSGLMSTIGYKDRPPVRIGASVIDWGTGTTAAFLLSSALLDRERTGKGEHIDVNLFEVATAWMGYWVAHYTGTGEVAERSGTGFAGMAPNEVFHAANEEPFYLSVVNDHFYKRLCKTIDREDLITDERFETNDRRWENRTELREILNDEFSDYERAELCEQLASAGVPTGPLQHTDELVEDPHVAARNMLTDSHNICTDTEVKTANPPFSTTSGRPDLGDRPPKQGEHTRAVLEELGYSGDQIERMIEAGTAGPTDESE
- a CDS encoding enoyl-CoA hydratase/isomerase family protein encodes the protein MRTNATDLVEFDRSEELLEVRLNRPDKLNALNPEMVQGLHDAFTRVSDERGLGVVITGSGRVTCAGMDTEIVSGDYSEYPDLHATLQEVYQLVETHPGPVAIAGRGALVGAGVIISLSCEFVVLGEDVTFAIPEVKYDIASSQAADRLPEVVGRRAAAELLLTGEEVDPERARSLGLATDVVPSDAVEDRTRELIATVGEHDTETVAELIELLNRRNDA